A genomic region of Miscanthus floridulus cultivar M001 chromosome 3, ASM1932011v1, whole genome shotgun sequence contains the following coding sequences:
- the LOC136543634 gene encoding uncharacterized protein, translating to MDRTWIRATRFSDEFTAGVDQFMSFVRDRFSPNDAIRCPCRNCLNQSSWSLKDVHNHVYLHGWSATYTRWVHHGEDFDVDIVEFGEDENVPAYLGDVVDVEEPDNEDDHDSVEMIVDLYIAVQQDGEQPMFVKVLEDAKHALCPGSVQSRFSFLVRLLHIKSYYRVSNTSFSAFLKLLSGSFPNCCLPDSYDKAKKYLKELGLRYELIDVCDNNCVLFHKGLEKHDICPKCKESRWVDGDAAKRIPKKILRYFPLIPRLKGMFANKATSEET from the coding sequence ATGGACAGAACATGGATTCGTGCTACTCGGTTCAGCGATGAGTTCACTGCAGGTGTTGATCAGTTTATGTCTTTTGTTCGAGATAGATTCAGTCCGAATGATGCTATACGTTGCCCATGTCGCAATTGTCTGAATCAGTCTTCATGGAGTCTGAAAGATGTGCATAACCATGTTTATCTCCATGGATGGTCAGCTACATATACTcggtgggtacaccatggagaagaTTTTGATGTTGACATTGTGGAATTTGGAGAGGATGAAAATGTACCTGCCTATCTAGGTGATGTGGTAGATGTGGAGGAGCCCgataatgaagatgatcatgattcGGTAGAGATGATTGTAGACTTGTACATAGCTGTACAACAAGATGGAGAACAACCTATGTTTGTGAAAGTTCTTGAAGATGCAAAACATGCTCTTTGCCCGGGTTCAGTTCAGTCTAGGTTCTCTTTTCTAGTAAGATTGCTACATATCAAGTCATACTACAGGGTCAGCAACACATCATTCAGTGCATTTTTGAAGTTATTGTCAGGGTCATTCCCTAATTGTTGTCTTCCAGATTCATATGACAAAGCAAAGAAGTATCTCAAAGAGTTGGGCCTTAGATATGAGTTAATCGATGTCTGTGACAATAACTGTGTGTTGTTTCACAAAGGACTTGAAAAACATGACATCTGCCCAAAATGCAAGGAATCTAGGTGGGTAGATGGAGATGCTGCCAAACGGATTCCTAAAAAGATTTTGAGATATTTTCCTCTTATACCAAGGCTGAAGGGGATGTTTGCAAACAAAGCAACATCGGAGGAGACCTAG
- the LOC136545582 gene encoding guanosine deaminase-like isoform X2 — MEAPQAASQEERDYKFIAKAVDEAYRAVECDGGYPFGAVIVHGDEEVVSSHNLVRKDTDPSAHAEVAAIRQASKKLGKINLSDCEIYTSCEPCPMCLGLIRLSKIKKVVYGAKSEVAAAAGLNGTLPDVFIEYYQKSGIEMRQAEGDETRRIAEEVFEKTKGKFRKK; from the exons ATGGAGGCGCCCCAGG CAGCAAGCCAAGAAGAGCGGGACTACAAGTTCATCGCGAAAGCCGTGGACGAAGCTTACAGGGCAGTCGAGTGCGACGGCGGATACCCCTTCGGGGCGGTCATCGTCCATGGCGACGAAGAGGTGGTCAGCAGCCACAACTTGGTCCGGAAGGACACCGATCCATCGGCGCATGCCGAAGTAGCCGCCATAAGACAG GCTTCCAAAAAACTAGGAAAAATCAACCTCTCCGACTGTGAAATCTACACGTCCTGTGAGCCATGCCCGATGTGCTTGGGACTGATTCGCCTATCCAAGATAAAG AAGGTGGTGTATGGAGCCAAGTCGgaggttgctgctgctgctgggctcAATGGCACCCTCCCAGATGTCTTTATAGAGTACTATCAGAAATCCGGCATAGAGATGAGGCAGGCTGAGGGCGACGAAACCCGCCGGATCGCTGAGGAGGTGTTTGAGAAGACAAAGGGGAAGTTTCGGAAGAAGTAA
- the LOC136545582 gene encoding guanosine deaminase-like isoform X1 produces MEAPQAAASQEERDYKFIAKAVDEAYRAVECDGGYPFGAVIVHGDEEVVSSHNLVRKDTDPSAHAEVAAIRQASKKLGKINLSDCEIYTSCEPCPMCLGLIRLSKIKKVVYGAKSEVAAAAGLNGTLPDVFIEYYQKSGIEMRQAEGDETRRIAEEVFEKTKGKFRKK; encoded by the exons ATGGAGGCGCCCCAGG CAGCAGCAAGCCAAGAAGAGCGGGACTACAAGTTCATCGCGAAAGCCGTGGACGAAGCTTACAGGGCAGTCGAGTGCGACGGCGGATACCCCTTCGGGGCGGTCATCGTCCATGGCGACGAAGAGGTGGTCAGCAGCCACAACTTGGTCCGGAAGGACACCGATCCATCGGCGCATGCCGAAGTAGCCGCCATAAGACAG GCTTCCAAAAAACTAGGAAAAATCAACCTCTCCGACTGTGAAATCTACACGTCCTGTGAGCCATGCCCGATGTGCTTGGGACTGATTCGCCTATCCAAGATAAAG AAGGTGGTGTATGGAGCCAAGTCGgaggttgctgctgctgctgggctcAATGGCACCCTCCCAGATGTCTTTATAGAGTACTATCAGAAATCCGGCATAGAGATGAGGCAGGCTGAGGGCGACGAAACCCGCCGGATCGCTGAGGAGGTGTTTGAGAAGACAAAGGGGAAGTTTCGGAAGAAGTAA